AGAGGTGCTTTTGTAATATGCTATGTGGTTGGGATTGGGTTGAATGTTTCAGATACCACTAACCAAAATGACAATGATCAAGACAGGTACAGAGATATGGTGTTCTGTACAAATCTACCTCTACTCATAACAAAACGACGGTATGGTGCAAATTCGCTCCATCCCGTCGTTTTATTTATCTAGTCTACAGGTTCGTTCACTTATTGAGCCGAGTCACTCGGCAGCTGCTGCAAGTTGACCGACACAATACATACATCCTCCTGCTGACGATGCAAGCGGGTCAGTTTGGCAAGAAATGCTTCATTGTCCTGATACAGCAGACTTTGCGCGTATTGTTCCAATTCGTCAATGACCGACTTCGGATTTGTACCTGGACGAGTAATCAGACCGTTCGTATATAGTACGATGCGTGCAGCGTCCTCATATTCTACAACATGCGTATCGGTGCTCATATCATGCTTCATACCGATCGGCTCCGTTGTTACTGTCAGACGTACCGGATCTTTGCCCTCAGCTAGTAGCAAGCCTTGCGCATGACCAGCGTTGAAGTATTCAATCTGCTTCTGCTCTAGATCGACCATCATATAGATGGCGGTAAAATAAACGGCACGACGCATTTTGCCAAACAATGTGCGCATTTGCCGATTCAACTCAGCGCAGACTTCCTTCGGACGACGATAAATGCCAACGATGCCATCGAGCAAGGAACGAATCGACATGCTAATCAGTGCCGCCGAGATGCCGCTACCGGATACGTCGATCAGCAGCACACCATATTGCTTCTCGTTAAAGTTTTTCCAGTAAAACATATCGCCAGATACATCAGACGATTGAATATAGCTACTACGGATATTGATACCAGGTTCTGTCAATGATGGAGTAAGCACGCTGTTTTGCAAGTGACGGGCGAGCTGAAGATCCTTTTGCATACGGGACTCCCACTCTTTACGTGCATCGGTTTCCTTTTTCAAACGAAGCGCAGATTGTACGCGTGCCAGCAGCTCGTATTCTGGACCGCCCTTTTCGATAAAGTCCATGCCACCTGCATTAAAGGCTTCTTTAAAATGCACTCGATCCGCAGTCAGGAAAATAATCGGCAAATCCTGATACACGGGCATCGACTTAATCAGCTTACATGCTGCAATGCCATCGACTTCGGGCATAACGATATCGAGCAAAATCAGATCAATCGAAGCTGGCTTACGCGGTGCTTGACCGTCATACACACCTAGCAATTGATATGCTTCCTGTGCCGAGCCAGCAGTAATCACATCTTCATAACCAGCTGTTTTCAGTATATTTTCAATAAAAGCAAGGTTTAACTTGGAATCATCCACTATCAGTATGCTGCTCATCGGGTATTCCTCCTGAAAATGAAAAGGTATACCTCTTTTTCGTCAAAATGTGCAAAAGATGTAATAGCGATTCAGTTAGCCGTTAAGATATTTTAGGAATATCGCAAAAAAAAGGACAAGGTTGGTATGCCTTGTCCTTTTGCTATACGTATGCAGATGAGTGGATTGGTGATCAGTAGAAATGGATCGGTTACACTCTTTTATAGAAAGTTGATAAAAAAGTTACTTATAGCTCCATTACACCGCGCAGCGATACGACAGCAGAGCCTGCCATACGCACAATTGCGGATGCTCCGGTAGGCTCAACCGTCGCATACAATGTACCGCCGCGACCGATCATATCACCTTGGCGAATTTCGATCAACGATGGTTGCTGCTGATCAATCAAGCCATTCAGATATAAATACGCCATCAATGCTCCATTGGCTGAACCAGTCACAGGGTCCTCTGCAATACCAATCGCTGGTGCAAAGTCACGCGTATAGATCTGGCTGTGCTGCTCTGCTGTACCTGTAAACAGATGCGTCGTAATGACGCCCAATTCGCGGTTATATTGCGCCAAGTCATTCAGATCGGGCTTTGCTTCATCAATGGCTGCACGATGGATAACAGGTACAAGCAAATGCCAGTTACCAGTATAGCCTAATTGAATCGGATAGGTCGTATCTAGCTGTTGAACCGGAATACCAATGCCGCGACTCAGTCGTTCTACATCAATCTCTGGCTGGCGGATCGCAGGTGCTGCCTGTGTCATTTCTACCTGTGTAACTTGTCCATCCTGCTTGATCCAGCGCACCGGAATGATTCCAATATTCGTTTGCAGCTTGACGCCATCGTCCAATTGCGCTACTCCAGGCTCTGTCGCCAGAATCCATGAAATCCCTACAGTCGCATGACCGCAAAAATCCACCTCATTGCTCGGCGTAAAATAACGGACCCGATAATCTGCCGCTGCATCTTCTGCTGGCAGCAAAAATACCGTTTCCGACAAATTCAATTCATTAGCAATCTGTTGCATCTGTTGTTCATCTAAATGTGCGCCATCCAGTACAACTCCGGCTGGATTACCACCAAATTTGGTTGTTGTAAAGGCATCCACATGATATACGCGTATCGATTTCATCTCTGTCTCTCCTTGGTATTCCATAAACATTGCTATCTGTTAGCGATCATTTGTTGTACTTTAACATTTATACATCATTACGCAGCAACCGTAAAACAGATAAAACCGATAACCGTCATCGGAAAATCTGAAATTCCGTTCTCTAAGGAGAATAGGTTGACTGCTCCTAAACAGCAAATGGTTATTATCTCACCAAAAAAGCCGACCGCCTGCCATCATGACAGTCAGCCAGCTTCTTCAGCACTTAAATAAAATTCCAACAAAATCGCCGTACCTTCTGGACTTGTATGCAGCATCACTCGATCAGCCGACACATACATCAAGGCAAAGCCTTTACCTAACGAGCTTTTACTGCTGTACCCAGAAACAAGAATGGTTTTCGGCAATTCATGCAGCGGAATGCCAGAGCCATGGTCGGTGATATAAATTTGCAAACTACCCGACTTGCGGAATACCTCGATCTTCCCCTGCTGCGCATGTTTGATCAGATTGGTAACTCCTTCGGAAACGGCAAGCTTGATACTCATCAGCTTTTTGGGAAATTGCTGTCGGAGTAGATCGGGAACCTGTTCCACTACTAGCGTGCGGCTAGTCGATACATCTGCCCGTGTACGAATGTCCATGCCTGCTACTCGCTCACCAAGCTGACTCTCAATCTCCTGCTGTTGCAGGCAGATATCCATTTTGCTCTGAGACAGTGTACGAATGACATCACGGTACGAACTTAGCGTATTGTAATGCAATTCTTCCCGATATTGCAGAGCTGGTGTAATGTCAGTCAGCACGACCATCACCCGGGTATGCTCTGGATAAAAGTATGCTTCAAACGTATAGTCTTCTCCGGTGAGCACTTCATAAAAGCTCTCTGCCATCAGCAGCGCACGTTCCGCCAATCCCTCTGCCGCATGTACAATAACTTCGGGAATATCCTGTAATCCAGCACCAGATAGCTTGCCGTTTTCATCATACTTGAGCAGCCGCGTTCCCCCAGTAATGCTGGTCAGCTCCGGGCGCATCGTTTCATCTGGACGAATCACATACTCCAACTCCGCCGACATTTCGGCTTGTTTGTACAAGGTATGCTGTCGTAGCTCAGCAATCGTATCTCGATGTACGAGACGAACGAGCTGCGGGTCCAACTCCTTCCCCGCCATCTTTTCCAGCTGATGGAGCACATCTTCATCACTGGCATATTGACGAAGCAGATATTCCAGCTGGCTGCACAGATAGATAATCCGCGACTCATACGGAATATTCGCGCCCTGTAGCCCATCGGGGAAGCCTTTGCCATCGTACCGTTCATGATGATGCAAAATCCAAGTCGCTGCTTTTTTGTCACCTGTAATATTGCCGACGATTTCGGCACCTTTGAGTGGATGAGATTCGTATTCCTGCTGCTCGCTAAGTGATAATGCCCCGCGCTTGGTCAAAATATCAAGCGGCAACAGCATTTTACCTATATCATGTAGGGCGGCAATATTCGCTAGCTCTGGACGTTTCTTTTTCGGATAACCAAACTGCTCTAGAATCTGCTCGCAAATCATACCTACATTGCGACCATGCCCTTCTGCCTGATTCATAATCCGTAGTTCGCCAATACGGATAAATTCCTCTGTCCCTCGCCGACGCAGCTGAACCTGCTGAATATACCCATAGGAGAAAAAAACGATTAACAGCAAAAACAATAAAATATATACCGTCTCATACACCATATACCCCAGCGACAGATGGTGCAGGAAGTGCGGCACAATCACCGTACACAGTACAACCGGTACAGCCAATTCTTTGAGCTTGATCATGAGATTGTTACGCAGTGGAATGCCGCTAATCGTACGCGAGACACCTGCTGCCAGCGCAATATATAGAAGGCTGAAAACGAGCGTACCTACCGCCACCTGTGTATACAGCAATACATGACTGCCACTATCATTGTCCATCCACTCCATCACACGATGAGCAGCGTATAAACAGATGGTTAACTTCCCCTGCGCAGACAGTACGCGGAATCCGTTAATGTTCCGCCAGTGGAAATTCGCTTTGCGCCAGTGACTAACGATAGTACTCAGTGCAACACCCGCCAGTGCTGTGGTAGGACCGTATGCTAGCAGCAAAATCAGATACCCTGCCAGACTGCCGCTGTATTCCTCACCGCTTAATAAGCGAACAGGGAACAGATCCAGAATCACAATGAGCAGCAAAATTGGCAGTGTACTGGATAATAGCAAGCCGTCCATATCCCAGATCATATAAACAAAACTGCATATACCAATAATACTGAGCGGGAGGGTATATAGATTTTTCTCTTTCACGTTAGCGGAAAGCTTGCTTTCCTAGAATCTCGTCTAGCTGCAATAGTTCAAATACTTCCATCACTTCCGGCTGAATATGCTCCAGCCATACCACCCGCTCTTGCTCCTGCAAATCCTGCACCAGCTTAA
The DNA window shown above is from Paenibacillus sp. JQZ6Y-1 and carries:
- a CDS encoding PP2C family protein-serine/threonine phosphatase; its protein translation is MSSILIVDDSKLNLAFIENILKTAGYEDVITAGSAQEAYQLLGVYDGQAPRKPASIDLILLDIVMPEVDGIAACKLIKSMPVYQDLPIIFLTADRVHFKEAFNAGGMDFIEKGGPEYELLARVQSALRLKKETDARKEWESRMQKDLQLARHLQNSVLTPSLTEPGINIRSSYIQSSDVSGDMFYWKNFNEKQYGVLLIDVSGSGISAALISMSIRSLLDGIVGIYRRPKEVCAELNRQMRTLFGKMRRAVYFTAIYMMVDLEQKQIEYFNAGHAQGLLLAEGKDPVRLTVTTEPIGMKHDMSTDTHVVEYEDAARIVLYTNGLITRPGTNPKSVIDELEQYAQSLLYQDNEAFLAKLTRLHRQQEDVCIVSVNLQQLPSDSAQ
- a CDS encoding PhzF family phenazine biosynthesis protein — encoded protein: MKSIRVYHVDAFTTTKFGGNPAGVVLDGAHLDEQQMQQIANELNLSETVFLLPAEDAAADYRVRYFTPSNEVDFCGHATVGISWILATEPGVAQLDDGVKLQTNIGIIPVRWIKQDGQVTQVEMTQAAPAIRQPEIDVERLSRGIGIPVQQLDTTYPIQLGYTGNWHLLVPVIHRAAIDEAKPDLNDLAQYNRELGVITTHLFTGTAEQHSQIYTRDFAPAIGIAEDPVTGSANGALMAYLYLNGLIDQQQPSLIEIRQGDMIGRGGTLYATVEPTGASAIVRMAGSAVVSLRGVMEL
- a CDS encoding HD domain-containing phosphohydrolase; this translates as MIWDMDGLLLSSTLPILLLIVILDLFPVRLLSGEEYSGSLAGYLILLLAYGPTTALAGVALSTIVSHWRKANFHWRNINGFRVLSAQGKLTICLYAAHRVMEWMDNDSGSHVLLYTQVAVGTLVFSLLYIALAAGVSRTISGIPLRNNLMIKLKELAVPVVLCTVIVPHFLHHLSLGYMVYETVYILLFLLLIVFFSYGYIQQVQLRRRGTEEFIRIGELRIMNQAEGHGRNVGMICEQILEQFGYPKKKRPELANIAALHDIGKMLLPLDILTKRGALSLSEQQEYESHPLKGAEIVGNITGDKKAATWILHHHERYDGKGFPDGLQGANIPYESRIIYLCSQLEYLLRQYASDEDVLHQLEKMAGKELDPQLVRLVHRDTIAELRQHTLYKQAEMSAELEYVIRPDETMRPELTSITGGTRLLKYDENGKLSGAGLQDIPEVIVHAAEGLAERALLMAESFYEVLTGEDYTFEAYFYPEHTRVMVVLTDITPALQYREELHYNTLSSYRDVIRTLSQSKMDICLQQQEIESQLGERVAGMDIRTRADVSTSRTLVVEQVPDLLRQQFPKKLMSIKLAVSEGVTNLIKHAQQGKIEVFRKSGSLQIYITDHGSGIPLHELPKTILVSGYSSKSSLGKGFALMYVSADRVMLHTSPEGTAILLEFYLSAEEAG